A genome region from Corynebacterium uberis includes the following:
- a CDS encoding ABC transporter ATP-binding protein, whose amino-acid sequence MSVVEVSDVSFSYAHSSTGIEGVSLHVDPGEVVLLCGASGSGKTTALRTLNALVPQFHEGTLSGTVQVTGQEVSVLPLRDAGTLAATVFQNPRTQFFASTVAEEIALFGENHGLDPAEIRRRVDAAAAQVGVSDLLDRELASLSGGQAQAVACASAIAAATPVVLLDEPSSNLSTQSIDVLAHTIAQLKAAGKAVVIAEHRLFFLRGLVDRAYHFSQGRIDAALSGTELFTLSDADRAELGLRTLQAPHRPAPAPWAAGRTGVIVENLRVSFGGTQVLDIPRMEFPRGAVTALTGPNGAGKSTLARVLCGLQRPARGARITVPATRALVMQDTSRQLFAETVAEEVTLGLPRSVQERIDVPAILAELDLTAYADAHPQALSGGQRQRLVIANALAQDAELVILDEPTSGVGREHLLVVADLLRRLAARGAVVIVITHDDELIEACADLNLELLPCTPGGTTTAGRPAPGDQ is encoded by the coding sequence GTGTCTGTTGTTGAGGTATCGGATGTGAGCTTTAGCTACGCGCATTCTTCCACCGGGATCGAGGGGGTGAGCCTCCATGTGGATCCCGGCGAGGTTGTGCTGCTGTGCGGAGCGTCCGGCTCCGGCAAAACCACCGCGCTGCGCACCCTGAACGCCCTGGTGCCGCAGTTCCACGAGGGCACGCTTTCCGGCACCGTGCAAGTAACCGGTCAGGAAGTCAGCGTGCTGCCGTTGCGCGATGCCGGGACGCTGGCAGCGACGGTGTTCCAGAATCCGCGCACGCAGTTCTTTGCCAGCACCGTAGCGGAGGAAATCGCCCTGTTTGGGGAAAACCACGGCCTCGACCCCGCGGAGATCCGCCGCCGCGTGGATGCCGCCGCCGCGCAGGTCGGCGTATCGGATCTGCTCGACCGTGAGCTCGCGAGCCTCTCCGGCGGGCAGGCGCAAGCGGTAGCCTGCGCCAGTGCCATCGCCGCCGCCACTCCGGTGGTGCTTCTCGACGAACCCAGCTCCAACCTCTCCACACAATCCATCGATGTGCTCGCCCACACGATCGCCCAGCTCAAAGCTGCGGGAAAGGCTGTGGTCATCGCCGAGCATCGCCTCTTCTTCCTGCGCGGGCTGGTGGACCGGGCCTACCACTTCTCCCAGGGGCGTATCGACGCCGCGCTCAGCGGCACCGAGCTTTTCACCTTAAGCGACGCCGACCGCGCCGAGCTGGGGCTGCGCACACTCCAGGCACCACACCGACCCGCGCCCGCACCCTGGGCCGCGGGACGCACCGGGGTGATAGTAGAAAACCTCCGCGTTAGCTTCGGCGGCACACAGGTGCTCGACATCCCACGCATGGAATTCCCGCGCGGCGCAGTCACGGCGCTGACCGGCCCCAACGGCGCGGGCAAGTCAACCCTGGCGCGCGTCCTGTGCGGCCTGCAACGCCCCGCACGCGGCGCACGCATCACCGTGCCCGCCACCCGCGCCCTGGTCATGCAGGACACCTCCCGCCAGCTCTTCGCAGAAACGGTCGCCGAGGAAGTCACCCTGGGCCTGCCGCGCAGCGTCCAAGAGCGTATCGACGTCCCCGCCATCCTCGCCGAGCTCGACCTCACCGCCTACGCCGACGCCCACCCCCAGGCCCTGTCCGGAGGACAACGCCAACGGCTGGTCATTGCTAACGCCCTGGCCCAGGACGCCGAGCTGGTGATCCTCGATGAGCCCACCTCCGGGGTAGGCCGCGAGCACCTGCTGGTGGTGGCAGACCTTCTGCGCCGCCTGGCCGCACGCGGCGCCGTGGTCATAGTGATCACCCACGACGACGAACTCATCGAAGCGTGCGCGGACCTTAACCTTGAGCTCCTCCCCTGCACCCCCGGTGGGACAACCACTGCTGGGCGGCCTGCTCCGGGTGATCAGTGA
- a CDS encoding S41 family peptidase — protein sequence MLKRICLIVVAVLAVLGCATAGVVYAFGTTYGTLILGHPVFLGHVTPKRYAQAVAFPAQYQGIHGESAEFDEAYGRLMEHARHAKAPAELYGDLDSLLDAAGGKHSFFTPPEDVRSSTEKDNPAPTVVRRGAVVTAKVPSISWNADGQAYADTLAQGLVAALPVSPGAADAVCGAVVDLRGNGGGDMGPMLAGLSPLLPDGTALEWIGRSLHSTPVTISGNGVRGGGTPTTTTAQGKAHVPVAVLVDGQTASSGEATMLAFKGLDARTFGQPTAGYTTANMAYRLPDGAEFAVTTSFERDRTGRVYQGEPVEPDEVTDHPEQAAQQWLSHRGCRGGAQG from the coding sequence GTGTTGAAAAGAATCTGCCTCATCGTTGTTGCGGTGCTCGCGGTGCTGGGGTGCGCCACCGCGGGCGTGGTCTACGCCTTCGGCACCACCTACGGCACGTTGATCCTGGGCCATCCGGTGTTCCTGGGTCATGTCACCCCGAAGCGGTACGCGCAGGCTGTGGCTTTCCCGGCGCAGTACCAGGGTATTCACGGCGAGTCGGCGGAGTTTGATGAGGCCTATGGGCGTCTCATGGAGCATGCTCGCCATGCGAAAGCGCCGGCGGAACTCTATGGGGATCTGGATTCGCTTCTCGACGCCGCCGGGGGCAAGCATTCCTTTTTCACCCCACCGGAGGACGTGCGCAGCAGCACCGAGAAGGACAACCCTGCCCCGACGGTGGTCCGGCGGGGTGCGGTGGTGACAGCAAAGGTGCCGTCGATTAGCTGGAATGCGGACGGGCAGGCGTACGCAGACACGCTGGCGCAGGGCTTGGTAGCGGCCTTGCCAGTATCTCCTGGCGCCGCGGACGCGGTGTGCGGTGCCGTTGTTGACCTGCGGGGCAATGGGGGTGGCGACATGGGGCCCATGCTTGCAGGGTTGTCTCCACTGCTGCCTGACGGAACCGCTTTGGAGTGGATTGGGCGCAGCCTGCATTCCACGCCCGTGACCATCAGCGGCAATGGGGTGCGCGGCGGTGGCACCCCAACGACCACAACGGCACAGGGCAAGGCCCACGTCCCGGTGGCGGTGCTGGTTGATGGGCAGACGGCCAGCTCCGGGGAGGCGACCATGCTGGCGTTTAAGGGCCTGGATGCGCGAACCTTTGGCCAGCCGACGGCCGGCTATACCACCGCGAACATGGCCTACCGGCTCCCCGATGGCGCCGAGTTCGCCGTGACCACTTCCTTCGAGCGCGACCGCACAGGAAGGGTCTACCAGGGAGAACCGGTGGAGCCTGACGAGGTCACTGATCACCCGGAGCAGGCCGCCCAGCAGTGGTTGTCCCACCGGGGGTGCAGGGGAGGAGCTCAAGGTTAA
- a CDS encoding ABC transporter ATP-binding protein produces MIILHNSSKKIAGRTFWSDMSVDFPAGSVTALTGPSGAGKSTLLNCLGCLDRPDSGTLSIDGVELGRASERLRRKARAHYIGYLFQDYALVDNESVYNNLRLAARGARPRSFYDDLLKQVGLEGRGRDVVHQLSGGQQQRVAVARLLVRKPQVVLADEPTGALDPANAQMVLDHLWAMAREGACVVIATHDREIVQRCDAQLTLGETSAPSSTR; encoded by the coding sequence ATGATTATTCTTCACAACTCTTCAAAGAAGATCGCTGGCCGAACCTTTTGGTCGGACATGAGTGTGGATTTTCCCGCAGGTAGTGTGACTGCACTCACCGGGCCATCCGGTGCCGGAAAATCAACATTGTTGAACTGCCTTGGTTGTTTGGATAGGCCCGATTCTGGAACCTTGAGCATTGACGGGGTAGAGCTGGGCCGGGCCTCGGAGCGGCTTCGGCGCAAAGCCCGCGCGCATTACATTGGCTACCTGTTCCAGGACTATGCCCTGGTGGACAATGAGTCGGTGTACAACAACCTGCGGTTGGCTGCGCGTGGCGCACGGCCTCGGTCGTTTTACGATGACCTGCTGAAGCAAGTCGGTTTGGAGGGCCGCGGGAGGGACGTAGTTCATCAGCTTTCAGGTGGGCAGCAGCAGCGGGTCGCGGTGGCGCGTCTTCTTGTCCGTAAGCCGCAGGTAGTACTGGCGGATGAGCCGACGGGCGCGCTGGATCCGGCCAACGCTCAGATGGTGTTAGATCATTTGTGGGCGATGGCCCGCGAAGGTGCGTGCGTGGTGATTGCCACGCACGACCGGGAGATTGTGCAGCGGTGTGATGCACAGCTCACACTGGGGGAAACCAGTGCTCCAAGCAGTACCCGCTGA